The nucleotide sequence TCCGTTAGGGTGATCATAATATTTTGAGAAGCAACTTTTCCTGCAGATTGTTGCGAGGGACGTTCGATATCCATGCCTTTATCTTTAGAAAAAACGGAAGTGACGATAAAGAAAATCAAGAGGATAAAGACCATGTCAATGAGGGGAGTCATATCGACATTTTGAGTGTCGTCATCCATTTTTAAACGTGAATAGAGTTTTCTCAT is from Lentisphaera profundi and encodes:
- a CDS encoding ExbD/TolR family protein — translated: MRKLYSRLKMDDDTQNVDMTPLIDMVFILLIFFIVTSVFSKDKGMDIERPSQQSAGKVASQNIMITLTETGKLRADGRDISFNSLRSYVSKKMKTKNQAVVIMADVDADVGDLADIMDECRLAGAKKISLATESE